The Agrobacterium vitis region CCTCGTCGGCGTAATCGGCGGTGATCTGCCGGTTGGCGACCTGGGCCGCCGGACAGTCGGCCTGCGGTTCCAGCACGATGGTCTTCAGCCCCAGCCTTGCTGCGGCCATGGCAAGCATGCGGCCAAGCTGGCCGCCGCCGATAATTCCAATGGTCTTCACGCGTGTGATCCGTACAGTTTATAAGCCTCAGGGAGCTTCGTCGGTGGGATAGTCGGCAACGGCGGCAGTCTGGTTGTCGGTCCAGTCGTCCAGCCGGTCGGCGAGATCGGCATCCTGCAACGCCAGCACCCGTGCCGCCAGCAGGGCGGCATTGACGGCGCCGGCCCGGCCGATGGCGAGCGTTCCGACCGGAATGCCGGCTGGCATCTGCACGATGGAATAGAGACTGTCGAGGCCGGACATGGTTTTCGACTGGACCGGCACGCCGAAAACCGGAAGCGCTGTCATCGAGGCGACCATGCCGGGCAGGTGGGCGGCCCCGCCAGCTCCGGCGATAATCACCTGGAAGCCTTCGTCGCGCGCGCCCTTGGAAAAGGCGACCATGCGGTCTGGGGTGCGATGGGCCGAGACGATGCGCGCCTCGTAGCTGACGCCAAGTGCGTCCAGGGTGTCGGCAGCGTTCTTCATGGTTTCCCAGTCGGACTGGCTTCCCATGATGATGGCGACGGGCGGTCTTTCATCCTGCATCGGCGGCACCCTTTTCTCAGGCAATGATATCGGGAATGAGCTGATCTTCCAGTTTGGTCAGCCTGT contains the following coding sequences:
- the purE gene encoding 5-(carboxyamino)imidazole ribonucleotide mutase, producing the protein MQDERPPVAIIMGSQSDWETMKNAADTLDALGVSYEARIVSAHRTPDRMVAFSKGARDEGFQVIIAGAGGAAHLPGMVASMTALPVFGVPVQSKTMSGLDSLYSIVQMPAGIPVGTLAIGRAGAVNAALLAARVLALQDADLADRLDDWTDNQTAAVADYPTDEAP